A genome region from Leptospiraceae bacterium includes the following:
- a CDS encoding bifunctional diaminohydroxyphosphoribosylaminopyrimidine deaminase/5-amino-6-(5-phosphoribosylamino)uracil reductase, with the protein MNYPHNFSEILEVLNKLSFQAMGYSSPNPPVACVITNLDGKILAQGHTQKVGENHAEREAYQKFTLEYSETIVPHLVFVTLEPCTHFGKTPPCLDLLIKYKPNCVYFGLPDPNPLVKTRNGFQESKNAGIEIVHSPEIEKISRSFLSGFISRIEKKTPQIFIKSALSKEGFYSSLDKEKIAISNSISNEVSQMLRAKVDAVIVGPKTVQSDLPGLNFRKLDNLIHSKFEENKNPIQKKSDHLFSQSLFDYSTNSESKKLHNLKFKEYQPYRIFIVSGKNIPSNSFFEKQSLLNENLESKKTIFFLLDFEKGNELHQKIITNLIEISSHSLIFIQKEESVLDKIIKLCNDLSLNTLLVEGGNFLYQMFSENLGENDLVFLIRTDTIIKKGISPQINLEGQKKIFEIQLEKDIWEVYRS; encoded by the coding sequence TTGAATTATCCGCACAATTTTTCTGAAATTCTGGAAGTTTTAAATAAACTATCTTTTCAGGCAATGGGGTATTCTTCTCCAAATCCGCCTGTCGCATGTGTGATTACTAATTTAGATGGAAAAATATTAGCACAGGGACATACACAGAAAGTAGGGGAAAACCATGCCGAAAGAGAGGCTTATCAAAAGTTTACATTAGAATACTCTGAGACAATCGTTCCCCATTTAGTTTTTGTAACTTTAGAACCTTGTACACATTTTGGAAAAACACCACCTTGTTTAGATTTGTTAATAAAATACAAACCAAACTGCGTATACTTTGGTCTACCCGATCCAAATCCACTTGTAAAAACTAGAAATGGTTTTCAAGAATCTAAAAATGCAGGAATTGAAATTGTGCATAGTCCTGAAATAGAGAAAATTAGTAGGTCATTTTTATCTGGATTTATTTCTAGAATCGAAAAAAAAACTCCGCAAATTTTTATAAAATCTGCTTTGTCAAAAGAAGGATTTTATTCTAGTTTGGATAAAGAAAAAATTGCAATTTCTAATTCTATTTCAAATGAAGTTTCACAAATGTTGCGCGCAAAAGTAGATGCGGTGATAGTGGGTCCTAAAACAGTACAGTCGGATTTGCCTGGATTGAATTTTCGAAAATTGGATAATCTAATTCATTCAAAATTTGAAGAAAATAAAAATCCTATTCAAAAAAAATCAGATCATTTGTTCTCACAAAGTTTATTCGATTACTCTACGAATTCTGAATCTAAAAAACTTCACAATTTAAAATTCAAAGAATACCAACCTTATCGAATATTTATCGTAAGTGGAAAAAACATTCCATCAAATTCTTTTTTTGAAAAACAATCTTTGTTAAATGAAAACTTAGAAAGTAAAAAAACAATTTTCTTTTTATTAGATTTCGAAAAAGGAAACGAATTACACCAAAAAATTATAACGAATTTAATAGAAATTTCTTCCCATAGTCTAATTTTCATTCAGAAGGAAGAGTCAGTATTAGATAAAATTATTAAACTGTGCAACGATTTATCTTTAAATACATTACTTGTAGAAGGAGGAAATTTTTTATATCAAATGTTTTCTGAAAATTTAGGCGAAAACGACTTGGTGTTTTTAATTCGTACTGATACAATTATTAAAAAAGGAATTTCACCACAGATAAATCTGGAAGGCCAAAAAAAAATCTTTGAAATTCAACTAGAAAAAGATATATGGGAAGTATACAGGAGCTAA
- the secF gene encoding protein translocase subunit SecF — protein MFNINFSKYKYVSITISILLIVSGFIYTFAVNKGFAHSLDFNGGLRAVIVLDKNLGRADIEKFFKEKTIEALVIQLDREKNHYQIDVGLGAIPKIEEYNNLNKPTNLEVNPGKSRVTIDELIFMLTHGFKIPADSILSADQVGAIVGGELTSTGITLLFSTLAIMTIYLSFRFQFKFALAASLALIHDLFFALAVIGVFQIKPSVPIIAALLTLFGYSINDTIVIFDRIRENMNSKVKVSTETLINTSINQTLGRTINTSFTTLISILALIIGGAVELYDFAFVLTFGIIIGTYSSIFVAAPVIEIYNRFIEKEAV, from the coding sequence ATGTTTAATATCAATTTTTCAAAATATAAATATGTTTCGATAACAATTTCAATTCTACTTATAGTATCTGGATTCATTTATACATTTGCTGTAAACAAAGGATTTGCACATTCTTTAGATTTTAATGGCGGATTAAGAGCTGTAATAGTTCTGGATAAAAATTTAGGGCGAGCAGATATTGAAAAATTCTTCAAGGAAAAAACAATTGAAGCTCTTGTAATTCAGTTAGATAGAGAGAAAAATCATTATCAAATCGATGTAGGACTCGGTGCTATTCCTAAAATTGAGGAGTATAATAATCTAAATAAACCTACAAATTTAGAGGTTAACCCTGGCAAATCAAGAGTTACCATTGATGAATTGATTTTTATGTTAACTCATGGATTTAAAATTCCTGCTGATAGTATACTAAGTGCAGATCAAGTAGGAGCGATTGTCGGTGGGGAACTAACGTCTACAGGAATTACGCTTTTATTTTCTACACTAGCGATTATGACAATTTATCTAAGTTTTCGTTTTCAGTTTAAGTTCGCTTTGGCTGCTTCCCTTGCGTTGATACACGATTTATTTTTTGCACTTGCTGTCATTGGTGTTTTTCAAATTAAACCAAGTGTTCCAATCATTGCAGCGCTTCTTACGCTTTTTGGATATTCAATCAATGATACGATTGTGATTTTTGACAGGATTAGGGAAAATATGAATTCGAAAGTAAAAGTTTCGACTGAAACATTGATTAATACTTCTATCAATCAAACTTTGGGAAGAACAATCAATACGTCTTTCACAACGTTAATCTCTATTCTTGCCCTTATTATTGGCGGAGCAGTTGAGTTGTATGACTTTGCTTTTGTCCTAACGTTTGGAATTATTATCGGAACCTATTCCTCTATTTTTGTTGCGGCTCCTGTAATTGAAATTTACAATCGATTTATCGAAAAAGAAGCAGTCTAA
- the secD gene encoding protein translocase subunit SecD: MKSSYWVFLPITILLLSLVILYPNFAVRELELHINPTVLSLNDAEKKALLDKFQEKWKSEYNTQNSLNVEPDPALGIPKDNYFIVTGRFITSAKINQISQENINLFIESKNTLRPTEVEKFLKNGKALSIKLGLDLQGGMRVVMKGDFENYVSKLRDIYSKEISDLNATIAATDKSKEEKEKATARLNDIETSFTLTDSRKIIELEKAKLIIDNRLTNQNLTEPQVRIQKDQDSIEVSLPGVANSSQILEILQNTETVEYRLEETQGANSFAQLIERSEQELMAQNKREETEIVQFQKIVTNRLGKKSKEDFLAKMEEKYKIPKDKFKLYAYYARGTKPNSPLLPRRFVVLEKAIALSGNDLTDARPSFNSNNYGWTVSFSLTPAGTEKFLEVTTNNKGRNLAIIWGDQVISSPTINEPIAGGHAEISGSFNQEDAIQLSNIISEGALPIPLSVLEMRFIGPTLGIESIEVGLKSVMWGFVLVIIYMLFYYKLAGIVANISLITNLIILMGLLSLMDFTLTLPGFAGIILTVGMAVDANVIIYERIKEELIAGKPLPVAVTQGFENAFWTIFDSNITTLISGILMIRLGNGPIKGFAITLCWGIMTSMFTSLLLSRVLMNILVNNVGIKKLRLGFTKYEVKNV; this comes from the coding sequence TTGAAATCTTCATATTGGGTATTTTTACCCATTACTATATTACTATTGTCTCTCGTGATTTTATATCCTAATTTCGCAGTTAGAGAATTAGAATTACATATTAACCCAACTGTATTGAGTTTAAATGATGCAGAAAAAAAAGCTCTTTTGGATAAATTCCAAGAGAAATGGAAATCCGAATACAACACGCAAAATTCTTTAAATGTAGAACCGGATCCAGCACTTGGCATTCCAAAGGATAATTATTTTATTGTGACTGGAAGATTTATTACTTCTGCAAAAATTAACCAAATTTCGCAAGAGAATATAAATTTATTTATTGAATCCAAAAATACGCTCAGACCAACTGAAGTAGAAAAGTTTTTAAAAAATGGTAAAGCCTTATCTATTAAATTAGGTCTTGATTTACAAGGTGGGATGAGAGTTGTAATGAAAGGAGATTTTGAAAATTATGTTTCTAAGTTAAGAGACATTTATTCAAAAGAAATTTCTGATCTAAATGCAACGATAGCCGCTACAGATAAATCGAAGGAAGAGAAAGAAAAAGCGACTGCTAGATTAAACGATATAGAAACTAGTTTTACATTAACTGATTCTAGAAAAATTATAGAATTAGAAAAAGCAAAGTTAATCATTGATAACCGCTTAACGAATCAAAACCTAACAGAGCCTCAAGTTCGTATCCAAAAAGATCAAGATTCAATCGAAGTATCTCTTCCGGGTGTTGCAAACTCTTCTCAAATTTTAGAAATTTTACAAAATACTGAGACAGTTGAATACCGTTTAGAAGAAACACAAGGTGCTAATAGTTTTGCTCAATTAATTGAAAGATCAGAACAAGAATTAATGGCTCAAAATAAAAGAGAAGAAACAGAAATTGTTCAGTTTCAAAAAATTGTAACGAATCGTCTTGGGAAAAAAAGCAAAGAAGATTTTTTAGCAAAGATGGAAGAAAAATACAAAATTCCGAAAGATAAATTCAAATTATATGCTTATTATGCAAGAGGGACTAAACCGAATTCTCCGCTTCTTCCTAGAAGATTTGTAGTTTTAGAAAAAGCAATTGCTCTTTCTGGAAATGATCTAACAGATGCGAGACCTTCCTTTAATTCAAATAATTATGGTTGGACTGTATCTTTTTCATTAACTCCTGCAGGAACGGAAAAGTTTTTGGAAGTCACAACTAACAACAAAGGAAGAAATCTAGCCATTATTTGGGGTGATCAAGTAATTTCTAGTCCTACTATCAATGAGCCAATCGCCGGCGGACACGCAGAAATTTCAGGAAGTTTCAACCAAGAAGATGCGATTCAACTTTCCAACATCATTAGTGAAGGAGCCCTTCCTATTCCTCTATCGGTATTAGAAATGAGGTTTATTGGGCCAACACTTGGGATTGAATCTATTGAAGTAGGGCTAAAGTCCGTTATGTGGGGATTTGTATTAGTAATTATCTATATGTTATTTTACTATAAATTAGCAGGGATTGTAGCGAATATTTCACTTATTACAAATTTGATTATATTGATGGGACTACTTTCTCTAATGGACTTTACGCTGACTTTACCTGGATTTGCGGGTATTATCCTTACGGTAGGTATGGCGGTTGACGCGAATGTAATTATATACGAAAGAATTAAAGAAGAGTTAATAGCTGGTAAACCGTTACCTGTGGCAGTAACACAGGGTTTCGAAAATGCATTTTGGACAATTTTTGATAGTAATATTACTACATTAATTTCGGGGATACTTATGATTCGCCTCGGAAATGGACCGATCAAAGGATTTGCGATTACACTTTGTTGGGGTATTATGACTTCTATGTTTACTTCTCTACTGTTGAGTAGAGTGCTTATGAATATATTAGTAAATAACGTTGGAATTAAAAAACTTAGATTAGGTTTTACTAAATACGAGGTGAAAAATGTTTAA